CCGAAGTCCTGGTCACCGCCTGCCCCTGGTGCCAGATTCAGTTTGAGACCTTTGGGGGCCAATTGGAGGGAGACGCCCTGCCCCCCCTGCCCTATCTCCGGCTTTTGGGCCTTGCCATGGGTATAGTCCAGGATGACACGGGGCTTTTTTCCGAAAGATCGCGCGAAGTTGCCGGGGCTTCGGACAAGGACGCGGGCCGGACCGGGGTTAAAGTCAAAAATAAGTCCGACACGGACATAATTGACGCGGGAGAAACAAATGTCTGACACGGTTGGAAGCGTGATGGTGGTGGGCGGCGGAATATCCGGGATGCAGGCCGCGCTTGATCTGGCCAACTCCGGTTATTTCGTCCACCTGGTGGAGCGCACGGCGGGCATAGGCGGCATGATGAGCCAGCTTGACAAGACCTTTCCCACCAACGACTGCGCCATGTGAATTCTCTCCCCAAAACTGGTCGAGGTCGGCCGGCACATAAATATCGAGCTTCTGACCCTTTCCGAGCTAACCGGCGTAACCGGGGAAGCCGGAAACTTCAGGGTTAAAATCACCAGGCACCCGCGCTACGTTGACGTGGACAAGTGCATAGCCTGCGGTGCGTGCACCGAAAAATGCCCCGCCAAGGTTGATAACGAGTACGAGGGCGGCCTTGTGAAGCGCAAGGCGGTGTACGTGAAGTATGCCCAGGCAGTGCCCCTGAAATACGCCATAGACGACCGGTATTGCCTGAAGCTCACCAAGGGCAAGTGCGGGCTGTGCGAAAAAAAATGCCCGGCGGGTGCCATCAATTACGCAGACACGAAAGAATTCCTCGAAATCTCAGTGGGCGCGATAATCATGGCCCAGGGAGGCGACACCTACAACCCTGCCTCCCACGACACCTACGGCTACTCGAATAATCCAAACATAGTCACAAGCCTCGAATTCGAGCGCATACTTTCGGCCTCCGGCCCCTACGGCGGGCATCTGGTGCGGCCCTCCGACCACAAAGAGCCGAAGAAGATCGCCTGGCTCCAGTGCGTGGGTTCGCGGGACGAGCACATCGGGCGCGGCTACTGCTCATCGGTGTGCTGCACCTACGCAGTAAAGGAGGCCATGCTGGCCAAGGAGCACGCCAAAGGCCTGGACGCCGCCATCTTCTACATGGACATGCGCACCTTCGGAAAGGACTTCGAGCGCTTCTACAACCGGGCAAGGGACGAGGCGGGAGTAAGATTCATCAAGGCCCGCGTCACCGGAATCGAGTCAGACCCGGAAACCGGCCTGCAGAAAATCGCCTGGATGAACGAGGACGGGCAGCTCGCCACGGAGGGCTTCGACATCGTGGTGCTTTCGGTGGGCTTGGGCTCCACCGAAGAGGGCCGGGAGCTGGCCCGAAGGCTCGGAGTGGGCCTCGACCGCTACGGATTCATACCCACCGGCAGCTTCACCCCGGTTGACACTGAGCGTCCAGGAATCTTCGTCTGCGGGGCCTCGGCGGGCCCCAAGGACATTCCTTCCTCGGTGATCGATTCCTCAGCGGCAGCGGCCCAGGCCGGGGCCCTTCTGGCCGAACACCGGAACGAGCTCACGCGCGCCAGGGAAATCCCCTCCGAAAGGGACATACGCGGCGAAACCACAAGGATCGGAGTTTTCCTCTGCCGCTGCGGAACCAACATAGCGGGGGTGGTGGACATCCCGAAACTTCTGGAACGGACAAAAACCCTGCCCGGCGTGGCCTTTGCGGCGGAGAACCTCTTTTCCTGCTCCCAGGACACCCAGGACAAGATGGCGAAGCTGGTTGCGGAACACGGCTTGAACCGGGTGGTGGTGGCGGCCTGCACCCCCAAGACCCACGAGCCTCTGTTCCAGGAAACCCTCACCAACGCGGGCCTCAACAAGTACCTTTTCGAGATGGCCAACATAAGGAACCACTGCTCGTGGGTCCACAAGGACGAGCCCGAAAAGGCAACGGAAAAGGCCTGGGACCTGGTGCGCATGGCGGTGGCCAAGGCCGCCCTTTTGGCCCCCCTCACAGAGCCGGTTCTTTCCATCGATCCCAAGGCCCTGGTGATCGGCGGCGGCGTGGCGGGCATGGAGGCGGCCCGGAATCTCTCGGCCCAGGGCTACAAGACCTTTCTGGTGGAGAAGGCCGACAGGCTTGGCGGTAACGCCAAAAAGCTCCATCGCACCTGGAAGGGCGAGGACGTCCAGGACTACCTTGCCCGGCTCATCGTAAAAATCAGCAACGACCCTAAAATCGAGGTGCTTTTAAACGCCACGGTCACGGCGGTGGAAGGCTTCGTGGGCAATTTCAAAACCACGGTTAACGCGGCTGGCGAAAGCCGCATGCTTGAGCACGGGGTCACCATCTTCGCATCGGGCGCGACCGAGCTTGTCCCCCAAGGTTTCGGTTACGGCGAAAACCGGCGCGTCCTAACAGGGCTTTCGCTTTCGCAGAAGCTCACCAACGAGCCGGAATCGGCCAGGAACATAAAGCAGGCCGTCTTCATTCAGTGCGTGGGCTCCCGCATCCCGGAGCGGCCCTATTGCTCCAAGGTCTGCTGCACCCAGAGCATCAGAAACGCGCTTTCGCTTCTCGAAGTCAACCCGGATATCAAAATCACCATACTTTTCAGGGATATGCGCCCATACGGCCTCCGGGAGGAGCTTTACCGCCAAGCCCGCGAAAAAGGCGTGCTGTTTTTGAGATACGACGCGGAAAAGCCGCCCGATGTCGATGCCGACGGGGTTGTGAGATTCACGGACAGGGTCCTCAAGCGGCCTCTGAAAATAACTGCTGACATGGTGGTCCTGGCTACGGCGATGGTCCCGGAAAAGGACTCGCCCTTAGGCCCATTTTACAAGGTGTCCCAGAACGCGGACGGATTCTTTGCCGAGGCCCACGTGAAACTGAGGCCCGTGGATTTCGCAACCGACGGCGTTTTCGTGTGCGGCCTGGCCCACGCGCCCAAGAGCCTGGATGAATCCGTTAGCCAGGCCCAGGCGGCGGCGGCCAGGGCCGTGACCCTGCTGTCAACCCGCCAGATGGCGGTGGCCGGAACCGTGGCCGCCGTAAACCCGTCCCACTGCTCGTCCTGCGGGGTCTGCGTCTCGATATGCCCCTACGGCGCGCCCCGCTTTGACCCAAAAACCGGCAAGGCCTTCATCGAGGCCACCCTTTGCAAGGGCTGCGGCCTGTGCACGGCATCCTGCCGTTCGGGGGCCATATCCCTCAAGGGCTTTGATGCGCCCCAAGTATTCGCACAAATCGAAGCCCTGTAATAAGGCCGTCCAAAAAGGCCGTCCACAAGCGCGAACTGCTGTGTCAGACTTCGCGGCGCGGGGCGGAATGTACGAAAAGTACTATTCCTTCCCGCGCCGCTTGTCTTCCTTGCATTTCATCGCTTGTGATCGGCCTTTTAAGTCGGCAGAAGCCCTGCGGGGAAAATTGGGCGGGGAAAGCCTGTCAGCCAGGAATCACACCGTATATAAGGTTTTGCAATCGCCTTCTCAGTATCGGAAGAAATACGGAACTGCGGTAAGAACGACGCCGATAATCACGATAAGGACCGGGCTCTCGAAAAAATAGGGGTAGACGCAAAGGGCGATGCCAGTAACGAGCGGAATCAGCCTGCCCTGCTTTTTGCCGTACATGAAATACCCGACGCCTATGGCCCCGAACAGAACCCCCCAGAGCATCACTCCCGCATCCGGCATTTCGCACCTCCGACAGGGTTCACAACGAGACGAGACTTTTTAGCGCACATTTTTCACATGACACCCGGAACAACCAGGCCGGTCACAAGCGATGAGTATGGTTTTTTTTCCTGTGTTTCCAGGACTCCGACCCGAAAGAACCAGCACAAGCGATGAAATGCAAGGAGCGCGAGCGGCGCGGGAGCAAGCGTACTAAATGTACGTGGCGGACCGCGCCGCAATGCGCGACACAGCAGTTCACGCTTGTTCTGGTTCTTTCATTTTTTCTTGGCTTGGTTCGCTACGTCCTGCGCCGCCTTGGCCACCGCCTCCGGGTCGCCCAGGTAGCGGGAGCTTATGGGCTTCAAGTCCCTGTCCAGCTCGTAGACAAGGGGAACGCCGGTGGGGATGTTTAGTTTTAAGATTTCCTCGTCCGAGATGTTGTCCAGGTACTTTACCAAGGCTCTCAAACTGTTGCCGTGGGCGGTGAGTATCACGCGCTTTCCGAGCTTGATACGGGGGACCACCACCTGGTGCCAGTACGGAAGGAAGCGGGCCACCGTGTCCTTGAGGCATTCGGAGGCCGGGATGTCCGAGGGGTTCAGGCCCTTGTAGCGCGGGTCATGGGAGGGATGCCGGGCGTCGGCGGTTTCCAGGGGGGGCGGCGGCACGTCGTAGGAGCGCCGCCACAGAAGCACCTGCTCCTCGCCGTGGCGCTCGGCGGTTTCGGCCTTGTTGAGACCCTGGAGCGCGCCGTAGTGGCGCTCGTTGAGCCGCCAGGAGTGAGAGATGGGAACGTACATCAAATCCATCTCCTCCAGGGCGAGCCACAGGGTCTTTATGGCGCGTTTCAGTACCGAGGTGTGGGCCTCGTCAAAGACGTAGCCCTCCTCCTTCAGAATGCGCCCGGCGCTTTTGGCCTCCTCCACGCCCTTGTCTGTAAGCGGCACGTCGGTCCAGCCGGTAAACCTGTTTTCGCGGTTCCAGGAGCTTTCTCCGTGCCGCAGAAGAACTACCTTGTACATTTTTTCCTCCGGTTCATTCAATTAGAATTCCCAAAAGCTCCAATATTCTCCTGGAAGTGTATTCGCCGACGTCCGCCAGGGCGTCCGTGGGCATGAAGCAATGCGCGTTTTTCGAGTAAAGGCAGGTGACGGAGGGCGGAAAGTCCTCATCCGGCATGTAGAAAAGATAGGTCAGGCCCACCTTGGGCAGGGGGTGGAGCCGGAGCGAAAAATCCGCCGTGTTCAATATCCCCTCCGGCGCGGGCTCCCCGCAAAGCCCGGCCATGAGGCGGTCCCGCGCTTCGCTTATGTCCTCCACAAAGGGCATAAGCACGTTTTCGGTGCGGTTCTTGAATGCCCCCACGTAGGGCGCGCTTCCCGGCAGGTCCCGGAAGGACACCGGCGGGTCGTGGCGGCAGGGCTCGCAGGCCGCGTGAAGGGCGTAGAGGGAGACCACCACCCCGCGAGGGCCGTCCTCCTCAAGTCCGCCAAGGCTTATGCCGTCCGGGTGGATGCGGCAGCGCTCGCCGAAGGCGTCGAAGTGGAAGTCGTCCCCGAAACGCCTGGCTGCGAGCTTCTCGTCCAGGTCGCCCGGCAACCTCATGTAGAGGCGGTCGATGTTGTGGAGAATTATCCTGCGATAGCTTGTTTCGGCCATGTTCCGGCTTTCGTTCAATCGATGCGGCAAGGTGAGTCGATAGTGTCGGTGGATGTCGCGCCCGCGCCTTAACCGGTGAAGTCGAAACCGGGGGTTTCGGCAACCACGAAGCATGTGGAGCGAAGGGCCACGCAGCCCTTTTTCACCCACAGCCTCACCATCACGCAGTTTTCGCCGGAAAGAGCCACCACGTTGGGAAGCCGCTCCACGTATTCCACGTCGGACGCGGCGAACTCGTAGTAGGTGACCACCGATGAAAGCGGATCGGGCAGAAGCACCATCCGGGCGTCATCGGTGGGGTGCTTTTTCGGGGTTCCGGAGAAGGGCACGTGGGTCTTTTTTAGGCGCTGCTTGTTTTCGTAGGGAACAAGGTCGAAGCGCTCCACCTTTTCCAGAAAAAACGAAAGGGTCATGGCACGGTCCTCCGTTTTCAGGTCGCCGGTTTTGCTTTTTCATACCACACGCACCGGGTCTCATGCAAACACGGAGGATGGATGGAAGCCGGATAGGTCGAGGAGCGGGCGCAGTTCGGACTATAATGGAGCTGGCCGGAAACCCGTCATCTTGGGGTTTTGCCGGAAAAAGCGCCCGGAAGGAGGCTTATAAGGAAAAACAGACAGGAGGCCAGCACCACCGTGGCCCCGGTGGCGGTCTCTGCCCAGGGCTGGGCGGAAATTATCAGGCCCGTTACTGCGGATATCAGGGAAACGCCCACGGCCCACCAGAACATTCCCCCGGCGGACCGGGCAAGGTTCCGTCCGGTTGCGGCGGGCACGATGAGAAGGGCGGTAACCAGGAAGACCCCCACCGCCCATACGGCAAATATCACCACTACAGATACAAGCCCTGCGAAAAGGTACTGGTAGAGCTTCACCCGCACCCGGTGGGCCTGGGCAACGCTCTGGTTTATTCCCATCAGAAGCATCCGGTTGTATCCGAGGGCAACAAAAGCCATCAGGACCGCGAACAGGAGAAAGAGGCACCATATCTGGGCGTCCGAGGTGGTGAGGATGTCGCCGTACAGAAAGCGGGTGACGTCGCGGGCCGCCTGCCTGTCCCGGCTCACCACCGCGAGCCCGAAGGCTATCACCCCGGAGAAGAATACGCCTATCACCGTGTCCTTGGAAAGGGAAGAGCGCCGCCCCACCGATACGATGAGAAGGCCGATGAGAACTCCGAAACCCATCATGGAGGCCTGGGCCGAAACGCCCAGCAAGAGGCCCAGGGCCACGCCAGTAAAGGCCGAATGTGAAATGGCGTCCGAAAAGAAGGCCATGCGGAAATTGACTATGGAAACCCCCATTGCCGCGCACAGGGGGGAAAGAAGCAAAAGCCCCGCCATTGCCTGCTGCATGAAGCGGGCCTCCATGCAGGAAAAGGGAAAAACGGCCGCCAGAAAGGAATACAGGGGCGCAAGGTCAGGCATGGCTGCACCACGTCTCCGCCACGCACTTTCCCGGCTGGGACGTATGAAGGCCGAAGGTGGCGGCGAGAATTTCGTCGGTGAGAACGGAGATGGGCCCTGCGGCCTTCACGGTTTTTTTCAGGCAGATGACGTCCGTGGCGTGGGCCGAAACCATCGAAAGGTCGTGGGTGACGATTATCTGGGTCACCGGGCTGTCTTTATGAAGCCTGGCGAAAATCTCACACAGGAGGCCCTCCCCCGCCACGTCCACCCCGGCTGCGGGCTCGTCCATAATAAGTATCTGGGGCTCCTGGGAAAGGGCCAGGGCCAGGAGCACCCTCTGAAGCTCGCCGCCTGAAAGCGACCCAAGCCTTTTTAGGGCGAGATGCGCCGCCTTGACGTAATCCAGGGCTTCCATGGCCCGCGCCCTGTGCCTTGCGCCTATCCCGAAAAAAAGCGGCCTTCGCTGGCGGTCCATGACCAGAAAATCCAGCACAGTCACGGGAAGCCCCCGGTCGAAGTCGAGCCTCTGGGGCACGTAGCCAAGGCGGGCCGCATCCACCCTTATTTTTCCCTCATAGGCCACCTGACCCAAAAGGGCCATCAAAAGCATGGTCTTGCCCGCGCCGTTGGGACCGATGAGGGCTGTAATGCTTCCCTTGGGCACGCTTGCGGTAACGCGGCCCAGGATGACCACGCCCCCGAAGGATACGGTGACGTCCTCGAAGGATACCGCAGAGTTTTCAGACCGGGGGGAATTCATTTTTTCCCCAGGACGGATTTTAAAATTCCGAGGTTTTTTTGCATCGCGGCCTCGTAATGGGAAATATCTGCCCCGTCCGGGCCGTTGGCCACCGGATCGAGCGCCGCCACCGGTATTCCGGCCTCCCTGGCTATGGTCTCGCCGACCTTTGCAGGATACTGGGGTTCGGTAAAGAGTGCCGCCGCCTTTTTGGCCCTGATGGCCTTCACGATTTCCAGCATGTCCGAGGCCGAGGGCTCCTGTCCGGGCTCATCCTCCACAACTGCCACTATTGCAAGGCCGCAGTCCTCAGCCAGATAGTCGAAAACCGCGTGCTGTGTGACGATTCTTCGGTTGGGAAAGGCCGCCGCCGCCCTGGCGTAAGAGGCCGCAAGGCCGGACAGCCGCCCGTGCCAGAAGGCCGCGTTTTTTCGGTAAAGGGAGGAGTTTTTCCCGTCCAGCGCGGCCAGGGACTCCCCAAGGGCCTTCACCATCTGCGCCGCGCGTTTTGGGGATGAAAAAAGGTGCGGGTTGAACCCTCCGTGATGATGGCCTTGTCCGTCATCGCCCATCAACCTTAGAATACCCTTCTGCCCCGCAGATGTGTCGATGATTTTGAGCTTGGGCTTGGCCTTTTTCAGCGACGCATCCAAAAACTCCTCCATGCCCAGGCCGTTTATCACCAGGACGTCGGCCTCTGCCAGTTTTCGCATGTCCTTTGGAGTCAGTACGTAATCGTGGGGGCAGCCAAGGGCCGACGGCAACATGAGGTCAACCGACACCCCAGCCGAGCCTTTGGCCACCGAGCTTGTGAAAACATACATGGGATAGGTGGAGCAGAGCACCTTGAGGGGCCTTGGTCCTGCAACGGCGGATGCCGCTGAAAGGATCAGGCACATTATGACGATAATGTAGAAAAAGCGAACGGTTTTCATTTCAGATGGCTTTCCAGGTCCATGCCATGCGAATGATCTGGAGAGTCCCCCGCATGGCAGACAAGGTGGTATTCCTGGCAGTCACCGCACTTGGCCATGAAATGGGTGCGGGCAAGCGTAGCCCAGTGATCCCTCTGGCGGGGGGTCAGAATCCCGGTTCCGCTGCAAAGGGGGCAGGTGTTTTCAAGGGCTGAAAGAACGGCCCTTCGCACGAACTCGCTTTTGTTCGGAACCTTGTCGAGGATTTCGGCGAGAGCCGGATCGACCTTGAATGTGAGCGTTACCGGTTTTCGGCTCATGACCCATCCTTGTGAGTTGGTAATATTTTGTATTACCAGTATCGCTAATCCCTGTCAACCTTTTCCATCAGCCCTTAAACGCAAAATGGTCCGGGAAGGCACAGGCAGCCTTCACGGACCAGGGGGGATGAACACAAGCCAGAGGAGCCTTGAGTCCGGCTTGCAAGCAAAATCAGGGCCGACGGGGCAAAGATCAGCCTCGGCAGGGTAAAGTCTAAACGCGCAAGAGCATTGCGGCGGCAGAGATGATCCGGGTCAGCTCCTGTAGCTCCAGACAATGGCCCCGAAAACCAGAAGCCCCAGAAGGCTTATATATAGGCCTCCGGGCTTTCCCTGGGCGATCACCCCGTAAAGGCCCAAGGCCACGAAAGCGCCCCCGAAAGCCGTTCCTATCGCCAACGAAAGATTGAACGCTTTTTTGGGGCCGCCTTTTTTGCCCTGCGCTTTTTTTGGGGCCGCCTTTTTCGGTAAGGCCTTTTTGGGTGAAGCCTGTTTTTGAGGAGCCTTGCTCTGGGGCGCGGTTTTTTGGCCCTGCCCCTTTGACTTTCTTTTGCTCATCCGTCGCCTTCTTCCTGTAGCCGTTTAAAAAAACTAATATTATCGGGAGCGCAATTTGTTTCCATTCTCCGCTTTACGGAAAAATTGTGGATGAGGAAGATTTGGCTCTTCTTCCCGCATCGGGCTTTCCTTGAAAAAGGAAAAGAACCATGCTCCGCTTAATAGCCCTATCCGGCAAAAAGCCCGGCTTGCAACCCGGAATCAACATACGTTACAGTAGGGGCGGATACAAGATGAATCGTAACCCGCGCCCTATGGACGAAACCGAAATAACCCAAGAGGACCAAACGGCGGAATCGAACCGGCCATGAATCGACTTTGCGCAACCTTCCTTGAAGGCGCCTCGGTGATCCTTGAGTTCGGCGGCTCGGTCCGCCTTTTGACCAATCCGCGTTTCAAGGAAAAATCAAAAACCGATGACAGCCTTATCGACCGGCTTTCCCGACTGACCGGCTTGGTGATAACCGCCTTTGAACCCGGACAAGCCGACCTTTCCGCCCCGTGGTCAAAAACGGTCCTGGAAGCTCCGGTGGTGGTGCCCAGGGGCTTTGTCTGGCAGGCGGAGCTTGCCGGTTTTTCCACCTGCCATGAACTCGCAGCGGGCGAATCCGTCGGCCTTGGCCCAATCAGGCTCACCGCAACCCCTGCGGCCCCTGCCGACGGAAGGTTCAGCGCCATTATCGAGGCGTTCGGATTTACGGTTTTTTTCGCCGGGGAAACCCTTTTCGAGCCTCTTTTGGGAGCCGTTCCCAAAAGTTTTCCCAAAATTGACCTGGCCTTTCTGCCTGTTGGCGGCCCTGCCTTTTCGTCTTCATCCCGCCCCAAAACCCTGATGTCGGCCCAGGAGGCCGCTGGCCTGTGCGCCGTATTGCGCCCTCGCACGGCAATTCCCATACTCTGGGAGGCGGATCCCACCTCTCCCGCAGCCTTTATCACGGCTGCAAAAATATTCGCACCCGCCACAAAAATCAAAATCCTGAAATACGGCGAGTCCGTCTGCCTTTAGGCCAAGCGGTGAAAATCACCGTAGCCCCGAAAAAATCACGGCTGCACCCGGAAAAAGCTGTGATAAGTCAGGCAATGGCTCCGGCAGATTATTAATGATTCCATTGGGATATGAAACATTTCACAGATAGGTGATTATCTGGCACACAATTTGCTATTTTAATAGATATTATTGATTTCGACTCACTTTTCCGAACAAAAACCAGCATCATTTCCCGCCGTCGGGAAAAATGGCGGAAAACCGGAGATTCCCATGATCGCCCTCACGCGCAAAAGACAAAAAGGCTTCACCCTGGTGGAACTCATGATAGTCATCGCCATAATCGCGATCCTGGCGGCGATAGCGATTCCAATGGTGTTGCGATACCGGATAAGGGGCTACAACACGGCGGCGCTCACCGATCTTAAAAACGGCTTCATATCGGCCCAGAGCCATTATTCCGCCCACGTCGGGACCCCGGTCACCCTGTCCTTGCTGAAATCGGCAGGCTACACGCAGACCGCCAACGTGATCCTCACCGTGAATGACGGCAACGAAACAGCCCTTTCCATCAGCACCACCCACGCTAACGGGGACACCACCTACTCCATCTCCTCCGACGGCACCATAACGCATTGACGCTGCGCAACCGGCGGCAACCCGCCTGAAAACGCTGATTTGCAGTATCGGCGTTTTCAGGAAGGCTGCGCCCCTTGGAAAATCCTCACCACCTGATCAGCGCCGTTCCCCATGTGAAGCCCGCGCCGAAAGCCGCAAGCAGCAAAATATCCCCCGGCTCCACCATGCCCGCCCTCACAGTCTCATCCAGAAGAAGCGGGATGGACGCGGCGGTTGTGTTGCCGTAGCGCTCGATGTTGTGAAGAAATTTTTCCTCCGGCCATTTCAGCTTGGCGGCGGCGAACTGGTTTATACGAAGGTTGGCCTGGTGCGGAATAACGTACTTGATATCTTCGGCCTTTACCCCGGTTTTTTCCAGCGTACTTTCGATCACCTCAGGAAGCCTTGTCACAGCGTGCTTGAAAACGGTCTTGCCGTCCATCTGGGGCCATATCTGCCTGGACTTCGCAGTCTCCTCGGTGATGTAGGGCTTCTTGGATATGTCCCAGATGTCCAGGTAAAGGGCCTTTGCGTGGCGTCCGTCCGCGTGCAGTTCGGTGTAAAGAATCCCCCTGTCCGCGTCTTCGCTGGGCGAAACGATGACGGCCCCGGCCCCGTCGCCGAAAAGAACCGCCACGTCGCGCCCTTCATCGGTGAAGTTGAGTGCGCTTGAGTGGACCTCGGCCCCCACCACAAGTATGTTCCTGTACGCGCCGGTCCTCACAAAGGCGTCGGCCACAGCCAGCGAATAGATGAAGCCCGAACACTGGTTTCGGACGTCCAGGCAGGGAACGCCCGGAATGCCCATCTTGGCCTGGAGGTAGCAGGCGGAGCCCGGAAAATGATGGTCCGGCGAGAGAGTGGCGAAAATGATGAAATCCACGTCCTGCTCGGTTATGTGAGCGTCTTCCAGTGCGTTTTTGACGGCTAAGAGCGCAAGGTCGGAGCAGCTTACGCCCTCTTCGGCAAAACGCCTCGCCTCGATGCCGCTTCTGGTGTGAATCCATTCATGGCTGGTGGTCATGATTTTCGCAAGGTCGTCGTTGGTGACGGACTTTGGCGGTACGTAACTGCCTATCCCCTTGATACGGCTTCGGATCATCGAAAAACTCCTTGTTTTTGGGACTTTGAGGCGGCCATACCCGGACGGAGGTTTGCCCCTGGTTTTCGGGGCGAATCAACTGATTAGAAAATCGCGGCGGCAATGTCAACGAAAGCCTTTGGAAATGCGGGGACGACGCATTTGAAACAAAGAAAAGGATTCGCAGGGGGCGGGGTTAGCTAATCGCCGCTTCCGCCCTACTTTCTGAAGTGCGGGCACCTTTTTTCGCATCTGCGGCAGGCGGGCTCCCGGATTGTTGAATCCGGCTCGCCAAAGGCCACGATGGCCGAAATTGATTTGCGTGGGCTCATCATGCCGCCCGGCGTGAGGGTGATGCCTATGCTTTCTGCGTCGGCAAGGGCGAGAAGCTCCCTGTTGTCTGTAACTGGCCAGTCGCAGTAGCCGGGGCTGTACCGAAAGCCCGAAACCAGTCCCGATTCCTCCATAAGCGCGGAAAGCCTTTCATGCACCTTCTGGGCCAGACCCTCGGCCAGCACCGAGGCGACTGCGTCCGCGCAATAATCCCGCAACAGATCGCCGCCCTTTTCGCCGGGCAGATCAAGCGTCGGCTCTCCTATGGTAAGGGCGAAGGCGGCCCATAGCTTTGCCGGAAAAAGCGCCCCCGAAACAAGGCGCGTGGAAAAAACGAAGCCTCCGGGGACGGAAAAGCCGCGTTTTGGGCTTTCAATTTCGACAAGTTCCAAAAACCTCGCCACGGCCTTGGGCCTGCACGATCTTCGGAGCGGCTCTCCGATCTGGTCCAATACCCGTCGTACCTGATCCGAAACGCATTTCGCGTCGGGATAGCCCAGGCGAAAAAGAAGCGCCGCCTCGTCGACCGCCAGGTCGTCAGGGCATAGATCCGGTCGCCATATCCGTCCTTTTTCCATTAACGGCTCCAAGGTTTTCTGCGGGAAAATTCAAACGAAAATGGAATTAAACCCTGGCACCCGAAATATCATGATGCCGATTATGATTGAAGCATGGGGCGAAAATGGTTTATTAATGAGCCCGGTTTTCGTCCGGCCTGGAATTCAAGCGCCGGTTCCCCAAAATCGTTCAGCACGGCCATGAGGGCCGGAGCGCCCCATTACATTGCACGGTTTCACGATTCACTGCAAGAGGGCCATCCTTGAAACCTGATCCATACAAAAGCGACGATATCTAAAGGACTTGATTTGTTTTCAATATCAAAGGCCCTATTAACAGACCCGAAAGGTTGAACCATGCCGGAAGTCTCCAGGATTTACCGGAAGTTGCCGGTTTTGGCCGCGTTTTTGGCCATCCTTGTTTTTTCGCCCAAGGCCGTTTTGGCGGATAACTGCTGCGTGGGATACATTCATCTCGAACGGGTGATAGGAGAATCCACAATAGGGAAGGCCGCCGGAGCGCAGTTTCAGAAAGAGCTTGCCCAGCGGGAGGCGGAGGTCAAAAAGCTTCTGGATGAGGTCAAAAAGCTCAA
This sequence is a window from Deltaproteobacteria bacterium. Protein-coding genes within it:
- a CDS encoding metal ABC transporter permease yields the protein MPDLAPLYSFLAAVFPFSCMEARFMQQAMAGLLLLSPLCAAMGVSIVNFRMAFFSDAISHSAFTGVALGLLLGVSAQASMMGFGVLIGLLIVSVGRRSSLSKDTVIGVFFSGVIAFGLAVVSRDRQAARDVTRFLYGDILTTSDAQIWCLFLLFAVLMAFVALGYNRMLLMGINQSVAQAHRVRVKLYQYLFAGLVSVVVIFAVWAVGVFLVTALLIVPAATGRNLARSAGGMFWWAVGVSLISAVTGLIISAQPWAETATGATVVLASCLFFLISLLPGAFSGKTPR
- a CDS encoding metal ABC transporter ATP-binding protein, which gives rise to MNSPRSENSAVSFEDVTVSFGGVVILGRVTASVPKGSITALIGPNGAGKTMLLMALLGQVAYEGKIRVDAARLGYVPQRLDFDRGLPVTVLDFLVMDRQRRPLFFGIGARHRARAMEALDYVKAAHLALKRLGSLSGGELQRVLLALALSQEPQILIMDEPAAGVDVAGEGLLCEIFARLHKDSPVTQIIVTHDLSMVSAHATDVICLKKTVKAAGPISVLTDEILAATFGLHTSQPGKCVAETWCSHA
- the gpmA gene encoding 2,3-diphosphoglycerate-dependent phosphoglycerate mutase; the encoded protein is MYKVVLLRHGESSWNRENRFTGWTDVPLTDKGVEEAKSAGRILKEEGYVFDEAHTSVLKRAIKTLWLALEEMDLMYVPISHSWRLNERHYGALQGLNKAETAERHGEEQVLLWRRSYDVPPPPLETADARHPSHDPRYKGLNPSDIPASECLKDTVARFLPYWHQVVVPRIKLGKRVILTAHGNSLRALVKYLDNISDEEILKLNIPTGVPLVYELDRDLKPISSRYLGDPEAVAKAAQDVANQAKKK
- a CDS encoding inorganic pyrophosphatase Ppa yields the protein MTLSFFLEKVERFDLVPYENKQRLKKTHVPFSGTPKKHPTDDARMVLLPDPLSSVVTYYEFAASDVEYVERLPNVVALSGENCVMVRLWVKKGCVALRSTCFVVAETPGFDFTG
- a CDS encoding CoB--CoM heterodisulfide reductase iron-sulfur subunit A family protein, producing the protein MSDTVGSVMVVGGGISGMQAALDLANSGYFVHLVERTAGIGGMMSQLDKTFPTNDCAMUILSPKLVEVGRHINIELLTLSELTGVTGEAGNFRVKITRHPRYVDVDKCIACGACTEKCPAKVDNEYEGGLVKRKAVYVKYAQAVPLKYAIDDRYCLKLTKGKCGLCEKKCPAGAINYADTKEFLEISVGAIIMAQGGDTYNPASHDTYGYSNNPNIVTSLEFERILSASGPYGGHLVRPSDHKEPKKIAWLQCVGSRDEHIGRGYCSSVCCTYAVKEAMLAKEHAKGLDAAIFYMDMRTFGKDFERFYNRARDEAGVRFIKARVTGIESDPETGLQKIAWMNEDGQLATEGFDIVVLSVGLGSTEEGRELARRLGVGLDRYGFIPTGSFTPVDTERPGIFVCGASAGPKDIPSSVIDSSAAAAQAGALLAEHRNELTRAREIPSERDIRGETTRIGVFLCRCGTNIAGVVDIPKLLERTKTLPGVAFAAENLFSCSQDTQDKMAKLVAEHGLNRVVVAACTPKTHEPLFQETLTNAGLNKYLFEMANIRNHCSWVHKDEPEKATEKAWDLVRMAVAKAALLAPLTEPVLSIDPKALVIGGGVAGMEAARNLSAQGYKTFLVEKADRLGGNAKKLHRTWKGEDVQDYLARLIVKISNDPKIEVLLNATVTAVEGFVGNFKTTVNAAGESRMLEHGVTIFASGATELVPQGFGYGENRRVLTGLSLSQKLTNEPESARNIKQAVFIQCVGSRIPERPYCSKVCCTQSIRNALSLLEVNPDIKITILFRDMRPYGLREELYRQAREKGVLFLRYDAEKPPDVDADGVVRFTDRVLKRPLKITADMVVLATAMVPEKDSPLGPFYKVSQNADGFFAEAHVKLRPVDFATDGVFVCGLAHAPKSLDESVSQAQAAAARAVTLLSTRQMAVAGTVAAVNPSHCSSCGVCVSICPYGAPRFDPKTGKAFIEATLCKGCGLCTASCRSGAISLKGFDAPQVFAQIEAL
- a CDS encoding DUF3786 domain-containing protein, which encodes MAETSYRRIILHNIDRLYMRLPGDLDEKLAARRFGDDFHFDAFGERCRIHPDGISLGGLEEDGPRGVVVSLYALHAACEPCRHDPPVSFRDLPGSAPYVGAFKNRTENVLMPFVEDISEARDRLMAGLCGEPAPEGILNTADFSLRLHPLPKVGLTYLFYMPDEDFPPSVTCLYSKNAHCFMPTDALADVGEYTSRRILELLGILIE